In Trichoderma atroviride chromosome 2, complete sequence, one DNA window encodes the following:
- a CDS encoding uncharacterized protein (BUSCO:EOG092D0SK9) gives MKRVPILANFEEWMKMATDNKINATNSWNFALIDYFHDMSLLKEGDGVNFQKASCTLDGCVKIYTNRIDSVATETGKLLSGLADSNNKKKDRDAEEGAGEGEESEEEVDADGNVKKKTKKKVQRSSEATLAPSFASLQLKKFELEFAVDPLFKKASADFDEGGAKGLLLNHLMIDSQGRIVFDSSDDVGDADESKKEDQLDEDDAEAGAGEDGEEVQQSRLDLDEDHHMDIDQDEDQGHGQSQDQNQAQDQEPDVPEVEIDMSALGQRFFPDLNLLDELDICPSLKSFELGDPSGSINIPFLKAPEDWRESQDKPGAPGNKSGMFIDEDAPAGFDDEDLGLGDFDTLGDVAFGEGGEAWAREAALEPQMRVYDAGTDGGEGGDGEGFDENGEYIVSMGNSQNADKMHQDILSFFDQALQKNWASAEHWRIRKIKDVNKPSGEAKKRKEKEPFEIDFSSPLSPSQSDLIYTQASSNSAVCLPKKDWKSKSRNLLPDDKHFSSKSLLNLFLKPRSRLARKRPGFGSRTGAQGYSSQDSQPAGDLDEAFWAQQKAPEDAALPEGDYDANFFQDDDGLPFPGGDDPDDDDLEFSDAREHLSPGAEGDMGLTEGVGMTAMLNGDTMNTMGAFGTTLVTQTRRVRPEYVQFARVAKKVDVRRLKEEIWKGMGLEELEETPAPPPNTEEEPKLKFTEVMNGLQSVYPKPAMADISTSYCFICLLHLANEKGLVIENTEGLNELDIRKDWTAEITEGAV, from the exons ATGAAGCGCGTCCCCATTCTAGCCAACTTCGAGgagtggatgaagatggccactGACAACAAGATTAATGCGACCAATTCGTGGAATTTTGCCCTCATCGACTACTTCCATGATATGTCGCTACTCAAGGAGGGCGATGGTGTCAACTTCCAGAAAGCGAGCTGTACTCTTGATGGCTGTGTCAAGATTTACACCAACCGAATCGACAGCGTTGCAACCGAGACAGGCAAGCTGCTGAGTGGCCTCGCGGACAGCAataacaagaagaaggaccgCGACGCTGAAGAGGGGGCCGGTGAGGGTGAAgagagcgaagaagaagttgatgcGGATGGCAACgtcaaaaagaagacgaagaagaag GTGCAGAGATCATCAGAAGCAACGCTTGCACCATCATTCGCTTCTTTACAACTCAAAAAATTCGAGCTTGAATTCGCCGTCGATCCACTTTTCAAAAAAGCTTCCGCCGACTTCGACGAGGGAGGCGCCAAAGGTCTCTTGCTTAACCACCTGATGATTGACTCACAAGGTCGCATTGTTTTTGACAGTAGCGATGATGTCGGCGACGCAGACGAGAGTAAGAAGGAGGACCAActggacgaagacgacgctGAAgccggagctggagaagatggcgaagagGTCCAGCAAAGCCGTTTAGACCTCGACGAGGACCACCATATGGATATAGACCAGGACGAAGACCAAGGCCAcggccaaagccaagatcaGAACCAAGCTCAAGACCAAGAGCCGGACGTTCCTGAGGTAGAGATTGACATGTCAGCGCTTGGCCAGCGGTTCTTCCCTGACCTAAACTTACTGGATGAACTCGATATCTGCCCGTCCCTGAAGAGCTTTGAACTCGGAGATCCCTCTGGATCTATAAACATCCCTTTCTTGAAGGCTCCTGAAGACTGGAGGGAAAGCCAGGATAAGCCTGGCGCTCCAGGCAACAAATCTGGCATGTTCATTGACGAAGATGCACCGGCTGGttttgacgatgaagatcTGGGCCTTGGCGATTTCGACACTCTCGGCGATGTTGCTtttggcgagggcggcgaagCCTGGGCACGCGAGGCTGCTCTTGAACCTCAAATGCGTGTATATGACGCCGGGACAGATGGTGGAGAAGGCGGAGACGGGGAGGGTTTTGACGAGAACGGCGAATATATCGTATCCATGGGCAACTCGCAAAACGCAGACAAGATGCATCAAGACATACTGAGCTTCTTTGACCAAGCATTGCAAAAGAACTGGGCCAGCGCGGAGCATTGGAGAATTCGCAAAATTAAAGACGTCAACAAGCCGTCGggagaggcgaagaagcgcaaagaaaaggagccATTTGAAATTGACTTTTCTTCGCCTCTCAGCCCCAGTCAGTCCGATCTCATTTATACACAAGCCTCCAGCAACTCAGCTGTCTGTTTGCCCAAGAAGGATTGGAAGTCCAAGTCTCGAAACCTACTTCCCGATGACAAACATTTTAGCTCAAAATCCCTGTTGAACCTCTTCCTCAAGCCCAGATCTCGTCTTGCTCGGAAACGGCCAGGGTTTGGCTCACGCACAGGCGCGCAGGGTTATAGCTCTCAGGACAGCCAGCCAGCGGGAGACTTGGACGAGGCATTTTGGGCGCAGCAGAAGGCGCCTGAGGACGCCGCCTTGCCTGAAGGCGACTATGACGCCAATTTCTTCCAAGACGATGACGGTCTACCATTCCCCGGTGGCGACGAcccagatgacgatgatctTGAGTTTTCAGATGCCCGAGAACACCTTTCACCTGGAGCTGAGGGAGATATGGGCTTGACCGAGGGAGTCGGAATGACCGCTATGTTGAATGGAGACACTATGAATACAATGGGTGCTTTTGGCACAACACTAGTGACTCAAACGCGCCGTGTGCGACCTGAATATGTTCAGTTTGCCAGGGTAGCAAAGAAGGTGGACGTCAGGCGACTCAAAGAGGAAATCTGGAAAGGCATGGGCCTAGAAGAGCTAGAG GAGACCCCTGCACCGCCGCCCAacacagaagaagaacccaAGCTCAAATTCACGGAGGTGATGAACGGATTGCAATCAGTATACCCCAAACCTGCCATGGCGGACATTTCCACTTCGTATTGCTTTATATGTCTACTTCACCTGGCAAACGAAAAGGGACTGGTGATTGAAAATACAGAGGGGCTGAATGAGCTGGATATTCGGAAAGACTGGACGGCTGAGATCACAGAAGGCGCGGTATAA